The following are encoded together in the Archocentrus centrarchus isolate MPI-CPG fArcCen1 chromosome 23, fArcCen1, whole genome shotgun sequence genome:
- the LOC115773420 gene encoding NXPE family member 3-like — protein sequence MKIPVCKEQVFASLPKHRYIFLLFTVFVSILIIYLTDIMEFWNKLNITIIISGATPVTPPIDRHYNFCKLKPLPPKEALEEQLLLESIAWPETPPLPSSLSLNKTSDPAHSTFTILPRRGGGQWYIGDKLEVMIKMYDFQGHPKKSGGDVLFARLHNLNLSAGVAGKVTDYLNGTYSAVFSLLWEGSAQVEVTLVHPSEAVTEMRRLNIEQPDRIFLKSQFRSGSVKKTTICSVCLRPSEQPVCNYTDLRTGEPWFCYKPENMSCNARITNFNGGYKKNLTTMQTLFQRHVNMKVSILGSEPANIIVFPKQKGESEVSSSSVESGPSGYYYKGVWRALDGTTVHQFNTSSAMIQCLKGKVVHMYGDSTMRQWFEYLNASLPDLKAFNLHSSKSIGPLMSLDYANNILVTYRTHGPPLRTVIVPAIELHYIANELDEVVGGNDTIVVFAIWAHFANFPIEVYIRRLQTIRRAVVQLLSRAPATVVVIRTGNPKSCTSSGALTNSDWYSLQRDKVLRATFKGLNVHLVDAWEMVLAHHLQHELHPQPPIIKNMINVLLSYICPQKGD from the exons ttttggaaTAAATTGAACATCACAATCATCATCTCAGGAGCTACCCCTGTCACTCCACCTATTGACAGGCATTATAACTTCTGCAAGTTAAAACCACTGCCCCCAAAAGAGGCTCTTGAAGAACAACTCCTGCTAGAGTCCATCGCTTGGCCTGAAACTCCGCCATTACCGTCATCTCTTTCTCTGAATAAGACCAGTGATCCAGCCCACAGTACCTTCACCATTCTTCCAAGGAGGGGAGGGGGACAGTGGTACATAGGTGATAAACTGGAAGTTATGATCAAAATGTATGACTTCCAGGGCCATCCAAAGAAGTCCGGGGGAGATGTATTATTTGCCCGGTTACACAACTTAAATCTTAGCGCAGGTGTGGCAGGGAAAGTGACAGATTACCTCAATGGTACCTACTCTGCTGTATTCTCTTTACTCTGGGAGGGAAGTGCGCAGGTTGAG gtgacactggttcatcccagcGAGGCAGTCACAGAGATGCGCAGGCTGAACATAGAACAGCCTGACAGAATTTTTCTCAAGAGCCAGTTCCGTTCAGGCTCAGTCAAAAAAACTACCATCTGCAGCGTATGTTTACGTCCATCTGAGCAGCCTGTGTGCAACTACACTGACCTCCGTACAGGTGAGCCGTGGTTCTGTTACAAGCCCGAGAACATGAGTTGTAATGCGAGAATCACGAACTTCAATGgaggatataaaaaaaatctgacaaccATGCAGACGCTTTTTCAAAG GCATGTTAATATGAAAGTTTCCATTTTGGGTTCAGAACCTGCCAATATCATAGTTTTCCCAAAACAGAAAG GTGAGTCAGAGgtaagcagcagcagtgtggagTCTGGACCCTCTGGCTATTACTACAAGGGTGTGTGGCGAGCACTAGATGGCACCACAGTTCATCAATTCAACACTTCCTCAGCCATGATACAATGTCTTAAAGGAAAGGTGGTTCATATGTATGGAGACTCCACCATGAGGCAGTGGTTTGAATACCTTAATGCATCACTACCAG ATCTGAAGGCATTTAACCTGCATAGCTCGAAATCAATTGGACCTTTGATGTCCCTGGATTATGCAAACAACATCTTGGTGACATACCGCACCCACGGTCCTCCTCTACGGACTGTCATTGTCCCAGCCATCGAGCTGCATTATATTGCTAATGAGCTAGATGAGGTGGTTGGAGGAAACGACACCATCGTAGTATTTGCCATCTGGGCACACTTTGCCAATTTCCCTATTGAGGTCTATATTCGTCGGCTGCAGACCATACGCAGAGCAGTGGTGCAGCTGCTGTCCAGGGCTCCAGCCACAGTGgttgtcattcggactggaaaTCCCAAATCCTGTACATCTTCTGGTGCATTGACCAATAGTGACTGGTACTCTTTGCAGCGGGACAAGGTGCTCAGGGCCACATTCAAAGGATTAAATGTCCATCTGGTAGATGCCTGGGAGATGGTCCTGGCCCACCACCTGCAACATGAGCTCCATCCACAACCTCCTATTATCAAGAACATGATTAATGTTCTTTTGTCCTACATATGCCCTCAAAAGGGTGACTAA